GATGGTTACTGATGGTATGGGTCCAGCTAGTTTATCTGCAGCTAGATCATTTAGACAATTTAGAGATAAATTAGCCATCAATGATATTTTGACTCTTGATAAATATCTTATTGGGTCCTCTCGTACAAGATCTTCGAGCAGTTTAGTTACAGACTCGGCTGCTGGGGCCACTGCATTTTCTTGTGCTTTGAAATCGTATAACGGTGCAATTGGTGTAACCCCAGACAAGACTCCATGTGGTACTGTTTTAGAAGCATTAAAATTACAAGGTTACTACACTGGTTTAGTGGTCACTACTAGAATAACCGATGCCACTCCTGCTGCATTTAGCTCTCATGTTGATTACAGATTTCAGGAAGATTTGATTGCCCAACATCAATTAGGTGAATACCCATTTGGAAGAGCAGTAGACCTTATTTTAGGTGGAGGAAGATGCCACTTTTTACCAACTTCTGAAGGTGGCTGTCGTGCTGACAATagaaatttgattaaagaGTACAGCGATAAATGGCAATATGTCGGTGATAGAGTGCTGTTCGATCAATTACAGGGAGGGAAAAACGTATCATTGCCATTATTGGGATTGTTAGCTAACACAGACATTCCATATGACATTGAACGTAAGGATTCAGAATACCCTTCATTAGCTGAACAAGTTCAAGTTGCATTAACAGCTTTATCAGAGGCTACCAAGGACTCTGAACAAGGgttctttttgttgattgaaGGTTCTAGAATTGACCACGCTTCACACCACAATGATCCTGCCGCACATGTGAGAGAGGTTTTAGCTTACGATAGAGCATTTGAGGAAGTGATCAAGTTTATCGACAATAGTGAAATTGAAACCGTTGCAATTTCCACCAGTGACCATGAAACTGGTGGTTTAGTTGTTGCCAGACAAGTTTCTGAGCTGTATCCTGATTATTTGTGGTATCCTGAAGTATTATTGAACAGCACTCATTCCGGGGACTACTTGTCACACAAGGTGGTACACTATAAGGAGAAAGACAATACCAAGAAATTCACAAACTTTATCAAGCATGAAATATTAGAGAAAGATTTGGGTATTAGTGATTACACTGCGAAAGACGTTGATTTGATCATCGAAAAGGCAAACAATGCTGGGGAGTTGCTTTACGTgttaaataatattgtttcaattaGAGCTCAAATTGGATGGACCACTCACGGTCACTCTGCTGTAGATGTTAACATTTATGCTCACACCAATTCTCCTGCTATTAAGTCGAAATTGCTCTCACACAAAGCTTACGATGGATTATCTGGAAATCAcgaaaatattgaaatagGAGCATTTATTGAGTATATCACTGGATCAGATTTGAATCAAGTAACccaattgataaagaaaacagAACATTCTCCAGACAACAATAAAGCCAAGGTGGATGACATTTTCCATGCAAACGTATTATAAGTGTGTATGTACATATAccaagaacaaaaaatggATCATTGTTGCTATCGGAAAGCCAAGATATTCAAAAATCTTATCTTCGAATTGTTTGAGTGATCAATCCGGATCAAACATTAAACAATACACAAACTTATTGTAtgtagaagaagaaaagtaaTAGAGAAAaccaaatataaataataaccACATAAGATAACGTGCTTAAAAAAACTGTTTTATACTTCTCGTTCTCTTGGTTTTGTTTGGCattgtttgattgtttcgttttttttcttgaacGTATGAAACAATAGTGGTTAGAATCATAATCGACAAATTAGCCACAGATACACGCACTAAGCCTTTTGTTTTCCCTGGATAAGCATGATTGCTTTATTTGTTATCAAAATTCTTATCCATATCCTGCATATTGTGTTACAGTATTCCATGGATAAATCAAGTgatgtttcttttttttttcttttcgcTATTCACTTGCTTCATTGTGGATAACATCACTTAGTTTGTTCAAATATTCACATAATTACGTGACTTGGCCATTATGAATTAGATGTTCCCCCCATGTTACGATTTATTGTAAGATTGCACCTTCAGCTAAGCCAGGTAGTCTCAGCCCAAGGTGGTAGTCAATTAACTTGTGCCTGCAGAAAAAATAGGCATAGAATACTTTATAGATCTTGAATCTCGTTTGTAAACTATCAACGGATAGTCGGAAAATTTCTCAGTTGATAGTGATCATAAAATAGCCAAGAATGTAATTAGCttgcttttgtttttttttttttcccttcCCATGGAAAAATTAATGGTATTCTCACCAATAACCGTCATTTGTGTACGCGCATTCTCGGGTTTTCTGGATTGCGATTATGGACTTTTCGTGCAACAATATTTCTTAAAATAGATGGATAAGCGGCTCCATACCACGAAGGGATGCAACCGCAGTTGTTCCAAATGGATTTCTATTATTACGGCTAATACAATGACAACAAATCTGActtgccaaaaaaaaaatacctcaagtaatataaatataccTTGTATTCCCTTTGTTTCTCCCCTAAAATTATATACAGATGGTTTAATATTTCATTTGgaatttcatatttttcacAAGAACACTTACATACTATATCATTAATAACGATTATCAGTCATGGTGTCTCACGACGATAGCTCAGATTCAGAAATCACTGCTCAAGAGTTTAACCCAACTGCATTCCAGCCAGATCTTGAAGcacaatcaataaattcttcGGATACACAACATTCCGAGAAAAGTACAGAACCTCAATTGACTGTAACAAGAAcagaaaccaaaaaatcCCTTCACGACTTGGGATTAACATCATCTATACCTCATCCAGAATTAAATGGtccaattattgaaaatccTATATTCCCTGAAGAATATACTTTGGAAACCACTACCGGGTTGGTTCCAGTGGTGACGTTACAATCCATAGGAAGAGTGAAAACTattcaagaagaagagaaacTAGCAGGCTTGGATTCAGAAATAGAATTTGTCACTTTTAAAGTAGGTGATCCAGAAAATCCACACAATTGGCCAATGTGGTTGAAATGGTGGTACACCTTTATAATTTCCATGTTTGTCATTTCTGCTGCTTATGGTTCATCTTGTTTATCTGGAGGACTTTCCACTGTTAATAACAAATACCACGTGCTGACTGAAGTTTCTACTTTAACAGTTTCCTTAATGGTTATTGGGTTCTGTGTTGGTCCTTTGCTTTGGGCCCCAATGTCAGAAGAGTACGGAAGAAGACCCACTTACTTTATATCATTCGGTTTGTACGTCATTTTCAACATCCCCTGTGCCTTGTCTCCAAATATTGGAGGATTATTGGTTTGCCGTTTCTTGTGTGGTGTTTTTGCATCATCTGCTCTTTCAATTGCTGGTGCAAGTTTGGTAGATATGCATAATGATACCAGAGGTCTTGCCTTATcatttttcagtttttgTCCTTATTCTGGTCCTGTCATTTCATTGATCGTCAATGGGTTTATTGCAACCAACACAGAAAGAAtggatttgattatttggGTCAATATGGCCTTTGCTGGTGTAATGTGGATTATGGTGAGTTTAATGCCAGAAACCTATGCTCCAGTTATCTTGAAAAGAAGAGccaaaaaattaagaaagGAAACAGGAAACGACAAGATAATGACTGAACAAGAAGCTACACCATTGTCATTTAAAGAAATGGTAAATGAATGTTTGATTAGACCattaaaatttgttgtaaCAGAACCATTATTGGATTTGGTTTGTGCTTTTGTTGCTTTAATTTATGCTTATTTATATgcttttttctttgcttATCCATACATCTTTAGTACATTGTACGGATTTGGTGATGATAAAATCGGTTTAATGTTTATTCCAATTCTTATTGGTGCAGGCTTTGCTGTTATCACAACATATGTTTTAGAAGTCgaatattcaaaattggtgaaaagaagaaaaccaGAACCAGAAGATAGATTATGGGGTGCCATGGTTGGAGCTCCTTTCCCATGTATTGCATTATTCATTTTAGGTGCTACATCTTACAAACATATTATTTGGGTTGGTCCAGCCTCATCAGGTATTGCCTTTGGTTACGGTAtggttttgatttattactCTTTAAATAACTACATCATTGATACCTACGCCAAATATGCAGCTTCAGCTTTAGCCACCAAAGTGTTTTTGAGATCTGCCGGAGGTGCTGCATTCCCATTGTTTGTTACTCAAATGTACGAAGGCTTAGGTTTACAATGGGCTAGTTGGTTATTGGCCTTTGTTGCATTAGCTATGGTTTTGATTCCATTTACATTTTACAAATGGGGTAAGACAGTGAGACTGAAACTTTGTAAGGAGGATTATTCTGCTGCCTTGATTTAAagagaaaacaaaacaacGTAGACAACAATTATATAAACGAACGAGATTCGATAcatatttaattattattaatatagATACAATATAGAATATATAAACTTTTTAAAACTATGATAAAGTTAAGATATTGTATTTGTAATCTTTCCTGTAAATCTCAATTGACAGcaatttaatttagtttATTAAATTGTGGCACCTAGCAAACGTCTTCTCGTGAGAGTTCGATATGGTGATGCTCAATCAAACTTGAaacagcaaaaaaaaaagaaaaaacaaattataattacaCTTTTAACGATAAAGATAATCAGATATTACAACACACAAGACATTGTCAACTTAACTTTGACAAATTTATACATATAATAATCTAATGATATATATTTGGCATGCATTAGTCTATATTTCATGTCTATCAAGCTGTGTCCTCTCGCAAGAAAATAGCCTGGACACACTGACAAGTTTAGTGAATAAATCCGACCTATATACACCACGATCAAATCGAACTTTGGACTATTCTCCTTTAATACAGTACATTCCAGtctttttccaaaaaaattatagtTCCATTGATACTCCTCATAACAATGATTTCCTAGCGTTACAATCTCCTGCGACTACACAAACAGACAGCAACAAGAATCTGCAGAAGAATGATTCCGTGCTTGATGAATGTCATTTCATGTCCTTTGAAGAATggaaaaagcaaaaaataGAATCCAATACTACTACATCTAACAATTACTCAATGAATGGATCATCAGAATCGAAATCTATTACACCTTCAAACCACTCATCGGTTATATCAACTAACGTCACTTTAATGGAGGCCGACGGGAAGGTTTACAAGGACAAGTTTAATTTTGCATCGGTTGATTGTGCAGCAACCATTATGAAAACAAATGCCCAAGCTAAAGGTGCATCTGCCATTCTTAAAGAGAATAAAGATTCATACTTGTTGAATGAATGCTCCGTCAAACACAAGTACGTGATTATTGAGCTATGTCAAGATATACTTGTCGATCTGGTAGTAATTGGTaattttgagtttttttCATCCATTTTCAAAGATATTAGAATCAGTGTAAGTGATCGGTTCCCATCACAGAATTGGAAAGAGTTAGGACAGTTTACTGCATCCAATATTCGTGATGTGCAAACTTTCAAGATCGAAAATCCTTTAATTTGGGCTAGATACttgaaattagaaattttAAGTCATTACGGCAATGAATTTTATTGTCCAATATCAATAGTGAGAGTTCATGGGAAGACAATGATGGATGAATTCAAAGAAGATGAGGAAGGGAATCAGCATATGGGTGCTATAAAGGAGGAAGAGCCACCAACACCAcaaacaattgaagaagatgttttattaatcaatcagACTACACTAAATGAATGCAGAGTTCGCTTACCACATTTACAATTAAATGAGTTTTTAAAATCGTTTAATAGTTCTAATCAAGAGTTTTGTGTACCAAGCGACGCCGAGCCTCAAGTAACCACGGCAAAGACAACTACAGCCATCACTACACAAGAATctatttacaaaaatataatgaaaCGGTTATCTTTACTAGAGTCGAATGCTACATTATCTTTACTTTACATTGAAGAACAACTGAAATTGTTATCAACTGCATTTTCGAATTTGGAGAAAAG
This genomic stretch from Candida albicans SC5314 chromosome 1, complete sequence harbors:
- a CDS encoding alkaline phosphatase (Ortholog(s) have alkaline phosphatase activity, role in nicotinamide nucleotide metabolic process, protein dephosphorylation and extracellular region, fungal-type vacuole membrane localization), producing the protein MGLSNDQSPLLGGDSLTCWNKKQSGIKRNLSYLLNIITIGIIAYLCIFAKHSDNDDNTGLSLNPQKKKNIIMMVTDGMGPASLSAARSFRQFRDKLAINDILTLDKYLIGSSRTRSSSSLVTDSAAGATAFSCALKSYNGAIGVTPDKTPCGTVLEALKLQGYYTGLVVTTRITDATPAAFSSHVDYRFQEDLIAQHQLGEYPFGRAVDLILGGGRCHFLPTSEGGCRADNRNLIKEYSDKWQYVGDRVSFDQLQGGKNVSLPLLGLLANTDIPYDIERKDSEYPSLAEQVQVALTALSEATKDSEQGFFLLIEGSRIDHASHHNDPAAHVREVLAYDRAFEEVIKFIDNSEIETVAISTSDHETGGLVVARQVSESYPDYLWYPEVLLNSTHSGDYLSHKVVHYKEKDNTKKFTNFIKHEILEKDLGISDYTAKDVDLIIEKANNAGELLYVLNNIVSIRAQIGWTTHGHSAVDVNIYAHTNSPAIKSKLLSHKAYDGLSGNHENIEIGAFIEYITGSDLNQVTQLIKKTEHSPDNNKAKVDDIFHANVL
- the TPO3 gene encoding spermine transporter (Putative polyamine transporter; MFS-MDR family; induced by Sfu1, regulated upon white-opaque; decreased expression in hyphae vs yeast-form cells; regulated by Nrg1; Spider biofilm repressed) — encoded protein: MVSHDDSSDSEITAQEFNPTAFQPDLEAQSINSSDTQHSEKSTEPQLTVTRTETKKSLHDLGLTSSIPHPELNGPIIENPIFPEEYTLETTTGLVPVVTLQSIGRVKTIQEEEKLAGLDSEIEFVTFKVGDPENPHNWPMWLKWWYTFIISMFVISAAYGSSCLSGGLSTVNNKYHVSTEVSTLTVSLMVIGFCVGPLLWAPMSEEYGRRPTYFISFGLYVIFNIPCALSPNIGGLLVCRFLCGVFASSALSIAGASLVDMHNDTRGLALSFFSFCPYSGPVISLIVNGFIATNTERMDLIIWVNMAFAGVMWIMVSLMPETYAPVILKRRAKKLRKETGNDKIMTEQEATPLSFKEMVNECLIRPLKFVVTEPLLDLVCAFVALIYAYLYAFFFAYPYIFSTLYGFGDDKIGLMFIPILIGAGFAVITTYVLEVEYSKLVKRRKPEPEDRLWGAMVGAPFPCIALFILGATSYKHIIWVGPASSGIAFGYGMVLIYYSLNNYIIDTYAKYAASALATKVFLRSAGGAAFPLFVTQMYEGLGLQWASWLLAFVALAMVLIPFTFYKWGKTVRSKLCKEDYSAALI
- a CDS encoding uncharacterized protein (Ortholog(s) have role in protein folding in endoplasmic reticulum and integral component of endoplasmic reticulum membrane localization) → MIYIWHALVYISCLSSCVLSQENSSDTSTSLVNKSDLYTPRSNRTLDYSPLIQYIPVFFQKNYSSIDTPHNNDFLALQSPATTQTDSNKNSQKNDSVLDECHFMSFEEWKKQKIESNTTTSNNYSMNGSSESKSITPSNHSSVISTNVTLMEADGKVYKDKFNFASVDCAATIMKTNAQAKGASAILKENKDSYLLNECSVKHKYVIIELCQDILVDSVVIGNFEFFSSIFKDIRISVSDRFPSQNWKELGQFTASNIRDVQTFKIENPLIWARYLKLEILSHYGNEFYCPISIVRVHGKTMMDEFKEDEEGNQHMGAIKEEEPPTPQTIEEDVLLINQTTLNECRVRLPHLQLNEFLKSFNSSNQEFCVPSDAEPQVTTAKTTTAITTQESIYKNIMKRLSLLESNATLSLLYIEEQSKLLSTAFSNLEKRQTTNFNTLISSVNSTLMNQLMVFKESYYELYEQYGNLFKMQENSHRQLLAETNKKVGLLSSELTFQKRVSIFNSIIIICLLVYVILTRDVAIEYPEDELNEKSPSPQSKKLSSPFIPIRYKKSKKR